The following coding sequences are from one Sandaracinaceae bacterium window:
- a CDS encoding Glu/Leu/Phe/Val dehydrogenase dimerization domain-containing protein → MSKDALANANYYFNRASKILGLTDDVSVQLRTPHREVKVECTVRMDDGTIGTFVGYRVQHDNARGPFKGGLRYHHEVDEQEVTALAQLMTWKTAVVGVPFGGAKGGIQVDTTKLSSDEIQRMTRRFVDGIYEVIGEKTDIPAPDMYTNAQVMAWIFDQYANYRGYTPGVVTGKPVELGGSLGRGSATGRGCLYACENLLEVLGDSMEGKRVIVQGFGNVGSWAARLFEEQGAKVVGIADVSGGYYNPEGIDIEAAMKEVETDRSLEGFKGGDKLGGDAILVQDCDILIPAALGGVITKDVAKDVRAKIIVEGANGPTTPEADEVFEKAGVHVIPDIYANAGGVTVSYFEWAQNMQHFYWGEDRVNDELRHVMKKSWAELHGIARSRNIPLRMAAYVLGVGRVDQTTSMRGV, encoded by the coding sequence GGTCAAGGTCGAGTGCACCGTTCGCATGGACGACGGCACCATCGGCACCTTCGTCGGCTATCGCGTGCAGCACGACAACGCCCGCGGTCCCTTCAAGGGCGGCCTCCGCTACCACCACGAGGTGGACGAGCAGGAGGTCACCGCGCTCGCCCAGCTGATGACGTGGAAGACGGCGGTCGTCGGCGTCCCGTTCGGCGGCGCCAAGGGCGGCATCCAGGTCGACACGACCAAGCTCTCGAGCGACGAGATCCAGCGCATGACGCGCCGCTTCGTCGACGGCATCTACGAGGTCATCGGCGAGAAGACCGACATCCCCGCGCCGGACATGTACACGAACGCACAGGTCATGGCGTGGATCTTCGACCAGTACGCCAACTACCGCGGCTACACGCCGGGCGTCGTCACCGGCAAGCCGGTCGAGCTCGGCGGCTCGCTCGGGCGCGGCTCGGCGACCGGCCGCGGCTGCCTCTACGCGTGTGAGAACCTGCTCGAGGTGCTCGGCGACTCGATGGAGGGCAAGCGCGTCATCGTGCAGGGCTTCGGCAACGTCGGCAGCTGGGCCGCGCGCCTCTTCGAGGAGCAGGGGGCCAAGGTCGTCGGCATCGCGGACGTGTCCGGCGGCTACTACAACCCCGAGGGCATCGACATCGAGGCGGCGATGAAGGAGGTCGAGACCGACCGCAGCCTCGAGGGGTTCAAGGGCGGCGACAAGCTCGGCGGCGACGCGATCCTCGTCCAGGACTGCGACATCCTCATCCCCGCGGCGCTGGGCGGCGTGATCACCAAGGACGTGGCCAAGGACGTCCGGGCCAAGATCATCGTCGAGGGCGCGAACGGGCCCACCACCCCGGAAGCCGACGAGGTCTTCGAGAAGGCGGGTGTGCACGTCATCCCGGACATCTACGCGAACGCGGGCGGCGTGACCGTCAGCTACTTCGAGTGGGCGCAGAACATGCAGCACTTCTACTGGGGAGAGGACCGCGTGAACGACGAGCTCCGGCACGTCATGAAGAAGTCCTGGGCCGAGCTGCACGGCATCGCCAGGAGCCGCAACATCCCGCTCCGCATGGCCGCCTACGTGCTCGGCGTCGGTCGCGTCGATCAGACGACCTCGATGCGCGGCGTCTGA